From the genome of Verrucomicrobiia bacterium, one region includes:
- a CDS encoding Eco57I restriction-modification methylase domain-containing protein, with the protein MPAPGEILELVARFEQQLDAYKSGHYNETQVRREFLDPFFKMLGWDIDNVQGFAEAYKDVIHEDQIRVAGVIKAPDYCFCIGGTRKFFLEAKKPSVAIKDEPAAAYQLRRYAYSASLPLSVLSDFEEFAVYDGRIKPAKNDSASAARIFYCTFRDYAEKWDWIYQRFSRDAVLKGGFDKFAESTKTKRGTSGFDKDFLATIEGWRKELAQNLALRNPRLTQRELNFAVQRIIDRIIFLRICEDRGIEDYGRLRALLNGDRIYPRLANLFEQADDRYNSGLFHFKKEPGRGETPDDLTLNLEVDDKLLRDLLRGLYYPESPYEFSVLGADILGQVYEQFLGKVIRLTEGHRAVVDDKPEVKKAGGVYYTPTYIVDYIVRQTVGKLVDDCGSRRKETPTESGKTEKGGKGEKETAAVAASFSSAPSFLFSSAISTRDATRILDRVSKLRILDPACGSGSFLIGAYQFLLDWHLQFYLAHDPAHWAKGGRPALVQTAKGWRLTIAERKRILLANIYGVDIDAQAVEVTKLSLLLKVLEGETGQTLQTIFRLFAERALPDLGNNIKCGNSLIGPDFYQQAELQLLTDEERYRINVFDWQTEFPEIFRRQSAPMELHETPAAPLDYIMPGVPLHGSFNYQKTKAPKAVPPPRLLEPEWEGGFDAVIGNPPYVRQESLSRFKDYFRRHYEAFNGVADLYAYFMEQGVRLLRPGGLFSIIVSSSFLRATYGEPLRRALKRYAAVVRIVDFGGLAVFAHAKDTYVCIPLLAKGAKQSRVEVAKVTSLKNLKLVEHVAANKFTIPHGRLSPEAWSLKSDAEAAVFNKVMKAGEPLRDYVVRKMFYGLKTGLNEAFEITAAQRAALTKSSPESRALIKPFLGGQNIRRYLIKDDGRFLIVIPCGWTRGQMVKAGKGAVDVSERSAWSWFSDEYPKLAAHLAPFAPALRKRQDQGDYWWELRPCDYYHHLDAPKIIFPDICKGPRFCVDRTGIYLANTAYCLGTDDLYLLGFLNSRLFWFTISNLSIPFGTRAGEFRYRLIYQYMEKVPVRVIDFSNDADNAAHDRMVKLVEVMLALHQQLAAARTPQEQTVLERQIAATDTQIDRLVYDLYGLTEDEIKIVEREAEPATASDAKVPAAPAHPY; encoded by the coding sequence ATGCCCGCGCCCGGGGAAATTCTGGAACTTGTCGCCCGCTTCGAGCAACAGCTCGACGCCTACAAGTCCGGCCATTACAACGAGACTCAGGTGCGCCGGGAATTTCTCGATCCCTTCTTCAAGATGCTCGGCTGGGACATTGATAATGTCCAAGGTTTCGCTGAAGCCTATAAGGACGTCATCCATGAGGATCAAATCCGCGTCGCCGGAGTCATCAAGGCCCCGGATTACTGCTTCTGCATCGGGGGCACGCGCAAATTCTTTCTCGAAGCCAAGAAGCCGTCGGTCGCCATCAAAGACGAGCCGGCTGCCGCCTACCAATTGCGCCGCTATGCGTATTCGGCCTCGCTTCCGTTGAGCGTCCTCTCCGACTTTGAGGAATTCGCCGTCTATGATGGACGCATCAAGCCGGCCAAGAACGACTCCGCCAGCGCCGCGCGCATCTTCTACTGCACCTTCCGCGACTACGCCGAGAAGTGGGACTGGATTTACCAACGCTTCAGCCGCGACGCCGTCCTCAAGGGCGGGTTCGACAAATTCGCCGAATCCACCAAAACCAAGCGTGGCACTTCGGGCTTTGACAAGGACTTCCTCGCCACCATTGAAGGCTGGCGCAAGGAACTGGCCCAAAACCTCGCGCTTCGTAACCCCCGGCTCACCCAGCGCGAACTCAACTTCGCTGTGCAGCGCATCATTGACCGGATCATTTTTCTGCGCATCTGCGAGGATCGCGGCATCGAGGATTACGGGCGGCTCCGCGCGCTGCTCAATGGCGACCGCATTTATCCCCGACTCGCCAACCTCTTCGAGCAGGCCGACGATCGCTACAACTCCGGTCTGTTTCATTTCAAAAAGGAGCCGGGGCGCGGGGAAACTCCGGACGACCTTACGCTGAATCTCGAGGTGGATGACAAACTTCTGCGCGACCTCCTGCGCGGACTGTATTATCCCGAAAGCCCCTACGAATTCTCCGTCCTCGGCGCGGACATCCTCGGGCAGGTCTATGAGCAATTCCTCGGTAAAGTCATCCGTTTGACTGAAGGACACCGCGCCGTGGTGGACGACAAGCCGGAGGTGAAAAAGGCCGGCGGCGTCTATTACACGCCCACCTACATCGTGGATTATATCGTCCGTCAGACGGTGGGAAAACTCGTGGATGATTGTGGCAGCCGACGCAAGGAGACTCCGACTGAATCAGGCAAAACTGAGAAAGGGGGAAAGGGAGAAAAAGAGACCGCCGCCGTGGCAGCTTCATTCTCCTCTGCTCCTTCTTTCCTTTTCTCCTCTGCCATTTCCACGCGCGACGCCACCCGAATTCTCGATCGTGTCTCGAAACTCCGCATCCTCGATCCCGCGTGCGGCTCCGGCTCGTTCCTCATTGGCGCGTATCAATTCCTGCTCGACTGGCATCTGCAATTTTATCTGGCGCATGATCCCGCGCACTGGGCCAAAGGCGGACGGCCCGCACTCGTGCAAACCGCCAAAGGCTGGCGACTGACCATCGCCGAGCGCAAACGCATCCTGCTCGCCAACATCTACGGCGTGGACATTGACGCGCAGGCGGTGGAAGTCACCAAACTCTCGCTGCTGCTCAAGGTGCTGGAAGGCGAGACAGGACAGACCCTCCAGACCATTTTCCGACTATTCGCGGAACGCGCGCTGCCGGATCTGGGCAACAACATCAAGTGCGGCAACTCGCTCATCGGCCCGGATTTTTATCAACAAGCCGAACTGCAACTGCTCACCGACGAGGAACGCTACCGGATCAACGTCTTCGACTGGCAAACGGAATTCCCCGAAATCTTCCGCCGCCAATCCGCACCGATGGAATTACACGAAACGCCCGCCGCGCCATTGGACTACATCATGCCCGGGGTGCCGCTGCACGGCAGTTTCAACTACCAGAAGACCAAAGCGCCGAAAGCCGTGCCGCCACCACGGTTGCTTGAACCCGAATGGGAAGGCGGCTTTGACGCGGTGATTGGAAATCCGCCTTACGTCCGGCAGGAATCGCTTTCCCGTTTCAAGGATTACTTCAGGCGACACTATGAGGCGTTCAATGGCGTGGCTGATCTCTACGCCTACTTCATGGAGCAGGGCGTGAGGCTGCTGCGCCCCGGCGGCCTGTTCAGCATCATCGTTTCGAGCAGTTTCTTGCGGGCCACCTACGGCGAACCGCTCCGCCGCGCGTTGAAGCGATACGCTGCGGTTGTTCGCATTGTGGACTTCGGCGGTCTTGCGGTCTTCGCCCACGCCAAGGACACCTACGTCTGCATTCCGCTGCTCGCCAAAGGCGCGAAGCAATCGCGCGTGGAAGTGGCCAAGGTCACCTCCCTGAAAAACCTGAAACTCGTTGAGCACGTCGCCGCCAACAAGTTCACAATTCCCCACGGACGGCTGTCACCGGAAGCGTGGTCGTTGAAATCGGACGCCGAAGCGGCGGTGTTCAACAAGGTGATGAAGGCGGGTGAGCCGTTACGCGACTACGTCGTGCGAAAGATGTTCTATGGCCTGAAGACCGGACTAAACGAAGCCTTTGAGATTACAGCGGCACAACGAGCGGCATTGACCAAGTCATCACCGGAAAGCCGAGCACTCATCAAACCGTTCCTTGGCGGACAAAACATCCGGCGTTACCTCATCAAAGACGACGGACGTTTCCTGATCGTCATCCCCTGCGGCTGGACCCGTGGGCAGATGGTCAAGGCTGGAAAGGGCGCGGTAGATGTTTCCGAGCGATCAGCCTGGAGTTGGTTCAGCGATGAATACCCGAAGCTGGCTGCGCATCTGGCACCGTTTGCTCCGGCTTTGAGGAAGCGGCAAGACCAAGGCGATTACTGGTGGGAGCTTCGCCCCTGCGACTACTACCACCATCTCGACGCGCCGAAGATCATCTTCCCGGATATCTGCAAAGGCCCGCGCTTTTGCGTGGATCGTACGGGAATTTATCTCGCCAACACCGCCTATTGCCTTGGCACGGACGATCTTTATCTGCTGGGCTTTCTGAACAGTCGGTTGTTTTGGTTTACGATCAGCAACCTCAGCATTCCGTTTGGCACGCGTGCAGGTGAATTCCGTTATCGGCTGATTTATCAATACATGGAGAAAGTTCCCGTTCGCGTTATTGACTTTTCGAATGACGCCGACAACGCCGCGCACGACCGGATGGTAAAACTGGTGGAAGTCATGCTGGCGTTGCACCAGCAACTGGCCGCCGCGCGCACGCCGCAGGAGCAGACCGTGCTGGAACGTCAGATCGCCGCCACGGACACGCAAATTGACCGTCTCGTCTATGACCTCTACGGCCTGACCGAGGACGAAATCAAAATCGTCGAGCGCGAGGCCGAGCCAGCGACTGCCTCGGATGCAAAAGTGCCCGCCGCGCCGGCCCATCCATACTGA